In Sphingomonas sp. M1-B02, the sequence ACTGCCAACTGGGTTCTGAATGTGGGGCGGCGCGATGCCCAAACGAGGATTGCACACCTTCTGTGCGAGATGGCGGTTCGCTACAACGCCCATGTCGGCGGCGGGGAGGTGTCTTACTCCTTCCCGCTCACCCAATTGCAACTCGCCGACGCGGTCAGTATGACCTCAATCCACGTTAATAGGTCGCTCAGGGCGCTCGCGGAGCAAGGCCTCGTGACGTTCTCGGGGGGGCGCGTGCGAATTCCTGACTGGAAGCGGCTTGTTCATCGCGGAGAGTTCGAGGACGACTACCTTCAAGCTGGCTGGCAGCCGGGAAACCGCTTGCGGATAATGGACTGACACCAAAGTCGGCTTTCCACCCAAATTCGGACATTGGAGCCCTCGACGCGCCGCGCCGAAAGCCGCCGGTCGGCTACGGACCCAGTTCCGGCCATCCCGGCTATTGAATGAGCTGCGAAGGGGGCCGGCGGCAACCAAGTATCGGCCCCTTAGGATCTGGAGAGCCAGGGCGCGGCAACGCGATATTAACGCGGATAATGCGAGGCGATTTGCATGCCGTTACTCGTCCTGGCCTGCACGCTGATCGCCGTGGACGGCGACACGCTACGGTGTGGCCGAGAACTCATTCGCCTAATAGGCATCGATGCGCCTGAATTGCCGGGTCACTGTCAGACAGGTCGCGACTGCGCTCCCGGCGATCCGATTGCGTCGAAGCTGGCACTGGATGCTCTATCGCGTGGCGCGGTGGTGATTGAGCGGGACGGTCGCGACGTCTACGGTCGAACGCTTGCTCGAGTGCGGGTCAATGGGGTGGATCTATCGTGCGCCCAGCTTGCCGGCGGGCACGCAATCTACCGTCCCGATTGGGACCAGTTCGGTTTGGTCGGCAAAGACTGTGGCGTCGCGAAGCCAAACGACGCCGTCCTAGCTTCACCGCGCCCCACAAGCGGCCGTAAAGCTCGTCCAGCGTCCAAAGCTGCAGTGACCGGCTGGAGCTACCGAAATTGCGCTGAGGCTCGCCGTGCCGGCGCGGCCCCGTTGCGGCGTGGAACGCCGGGTTACGGTGTTCACATGGATGGTGACGGTGATGGCATCGCCTGCGAGCCGTTCAGGAGATAGCTTCGCTAAACCTGGCCGGTCCGCTCCCGACCCACCAGCGGCCATGCAATCACGCTCAGCGCGGGCTATGTTTGGGTTCCGACTCAACATGGGAGCAAAGTATGCCCGCTCAGAAGATCACCGTAGCAGCTGAGGTACCCCTTTCGCCGGAGGAGGCATGGCGGGTTCACACCGATCCAAGCGAGATCACTCGGTGGAACTTCGCCAACGATCAATGGCACTGTCCGTCGGCGACGACCGACCTTCAGGTCGGTGGGCTGCACAAGGCGCGGATGGAAGCGAAAGACGGAAGCTTTGGCTTCGACTTCGAGGGCACGTACACTGAAGTTGACGCGCCCCGCGCCTTAACGGTCCTGCTCGGCGATGGGCGGCATAGCCGGACGACCTTTCAGCCGTCCGCTACCGGGACCCTCGTCGAGACCACGTTCGACGCCGAGACGGACAATTCCGTCGAGATGCAGCAGCAGGGTTGGCAAGCCATCCTGTCTAACTATGGGAAGCGGGCGGAAGAGGTGGCAGGGAGCTAAGGTCGTTGCCCACCGTCAACCACAAGCGCACGCTCGCGAACGGCAGAACGCACTGTAATCGGACGGTCGGCTAACCACCCATTTGCGGACATCGGGATGGGCGAAAGCGCTGACTGAGAGCGGACGGACAGGAATCGACCCAATAGCGGACCCTAACCGCGAAGTTATCCAGCGGTCAGTGCGATAGCTTGAAGCTTCGCGCCGGGAATTAGGCTGCATCCTGCCCGCACGGCGCCGCTCGCCGACTGGTGCGACCCGGTGGGGATACGGAAGAAGACCGATTGCTGGGCGAACATAGGCAATCCGCGTGGGCTTACCGGCGCGGCGTTGAACTGCTTCCGAGACGCGTCTGAAACTTGGTTGGCAGCCATGAGGATCGGACGCCCTCCGCCTCTTAACCCAGCGACCGTCAACTGCTCCAGCCGGTTCCGATCCATTTTCGACAAGTCGAAGGTGTAGGTACCATGGACTCGACCGGCTGAGATTGGCATCTTTTCAGCTTGCCGGGCGAACCGACCGGAGCACTGCTCAATCGTTTCAGGGCCACGGTCGCAACTGACCGCCAAGCACGCCGTGAGCGCCAGGGCGGCGACTTTCCGAAATTGCAGCGTAGGCGCTCTGCCTAACCAAGCGGTACCAATGAACGGCGCGACGCGACGCATGCGTTCAAGACGGGCCATCCGGCGGTCTAAACTAGCGTCGGCGGTATCCACGCGTCATACTCCAAACTGTATTGCCATCATAAAACACCTCGGTGTTTTAAGTGCAACGCTGAATCTCGCTCCCTCAGAGCTGCCGGACTGCTGTCCACCCAATCTCTGCCACCCCTTCGCCGATCCGTGGAACCCGAGGCCGCCGGTCGACTGACGATTCAGTTGCGGACATGCGGTTGCGTCGTAGAACAAACGGCAAACCCCGGGTCATTATGCTCCAGTTTGCACGTGCGGCGCGGCCACAGGTTTGGACTCCGGCGATCCACGCTGCCGTAAGAAGATCTACAGGACCACGAGGACTCCGGTGGGGAGGAACTCGCTTTCCAATTCTGGAATGATTCGAACCAGAGCTGCGCATTGCCAAGATACGCAGGTCTACGCGCCCTCTTGCTTCCGCCGTGCTTACACTGTGTAGTCCCGCGATCTCCGCCCGACGCAAAAAAGCCGCCAAGTCATTGACTCAGCGGCTATATTTGGTTGCGGGGACAGGATTTGAACCTGTGACCTTCAGGTTATGAGCCTGACGAGCTACCGGACTGCTCCACCCCGCGACACGGGCCAAAGGCCCTAAAGCTAACGCCCCCGGGACCTTGCGATTCCGGAGGTGATAAGGTGACAAGATGAATGGGTTTTCCTGATTAGCGCGCACACCGGCTGCAATGCCTGGCGACGACCTACTCTTCCATCGCTTAAGCGATAGTACCATCGGCGCTGTCTGGTTTCACGTCCGAGTTCGGGATGGGATCGGGTGGGTCACAGACGCTATGGCCACCAAGCAATGAAGCCGGTGTGACGCGTTTATCAGGTTTTTCAAATCAATGCCGTGCACCGGCTAATACAAACTAAGATGATCATCCGATCAACAAGCAGCTACCAGAGCTGTCATTGATGGTGAGACTCTCAAGCGCGAATAGGACAATTAGTATCGGTTAGCTCCACATGTTACCACGCTTCCACATCCGATCTATCAAGGTCGTGGTCTCCGACCGTCCTATGAAATCTTATCTCGAGGGAGGCTTCCCGCTTAGATGCTTTCAGCGGTTATCCCGTCCATACATAGCTACCCAGCTGCGCTCTTGGCAGAACGACTGGTACACCAGAGGTATGTTCAACCCGGTCCTCTCGTACTAGGGTCAACTCCTCTCAAATTTCGACGCCCACGGCAGATAGGGACCAAACTGTCTCGCGACGTTCTGAACCCAGCTCACGTACCACTTTAATTGGCGAACAGCCAAACCCTTGGGACCTGCTCCAGCCCCAGGATGTGATGAGCCGACATCGAGGTGCCAAACAACCCCGTCGATATGAGCTCTTGGGGGTTATCAGCCTGTTATCCCCGGCGTACCTTTTATCCGTTGAGCGATGGCCCTTCCACGAGGGACCACCGGATCACTATGACCGACTTTCGTCTCTGCTCGACTTGTCAGTCTCGCAGTCAGGCTGGCTTATGCCATTGCACTCTAACAGACGGTTTCCAACCGTCCTGAGCCAACCTTCGCGCGCCTCCGTTACTCTTTAGGAGGCGACCGCCCCAGTCAAACTACCCGCCACAGAGGGTCCCTGATCCAGTTTCATGGATCGAGGTTAGACATCAGAAACAAACAGGGTGGTATTTCACATTGTGGCTCCACACGGGCTGGCGCCCATGCTTCAAAGCCTCCCACCTATTCTACACAGTTTCTTCCTAATGCCACTCTGAAGCTGCAGTAAAGGTGCACGGGGTCTTTCCGTCTAACCGCGGGTACTCCGCATCTTCACGGAGAATTCAATTTCGCTGAGCATGTCCTGGAGACAGTGGGGAAGTCGTTACGCCATTCGTGCAGGTCGGAACTTACCCGACAAGGAATTTCGCTACCTTAGGACCGTTATAGTTACGGCCGCCGTTTACCTGGGCTTCATTTCAGAGCTTGCACCCCTCCACTTAACCTTCAGGCACCGGGCAGGCGTCAGGCCCTATACGTCGTCTTGAAGCCGACTTAGCAGAGCCCTGTGTTTTTGCTAAACAGTCGCTACCCCCTGGCCTGTGCCCCCAACAAGAGCTTGCGCCTATGTTGGGCCTCCTTCTTCCGAAGGTACGGAGGCAATTTGCCGAGTTCCTTCAGGACACTTCTCTCAAGCGCCTTGGTATACTCTACCTGACCACCTGTGTCGGTTTCGGGTACGGTCTATACGGTGGGGCTATTTCCTGGGACCCCTTCGAAGCATGTCCAATCCGATAAGGACATACAACACACGGGATCCGTCACACACCACCAGGCCCACGAATATTAACGTGGTTCCCATCGACTACCCCCTTCGGGCTCGTCTTAGGGGCCGGCTCACCCTGCGCGGATTAGCCTTGCGCAGGAACCCTTGGTCTTTCGGCGAAAGGGCATCTCACCCTTTTTATCGCTACTCATGTCTGCATTCGCACTTCCGATACCTCCACCGTCGGTTACCCTTCGGCTTCGCAGGCTTACGGAACGCTCCGCTACCGCTTGATCGTAAACGATCAAACCCTAAGCTTCGGTGCACGTCTTTAGCCCCGTTACATCTTCGCCGCAGGAACCCTTAATTAGACCAGTGAGCTGTTACGCTTTCTTTAAAGGATGGCTGCTTCTAAGCCAACCTCCTGGTTGTTTTGGGATTCCCACATGCTTTCCCACTTAGACGTGACTTGGGGACCTTAGCTGTAGGTTAGGGCTGTTTCCCTTTTGACGACGGACCTTAGCACCCGCCGTCTGTCTCCCGCATAGTACTCATAGGTATTCGGAGTTTGGTTAGGTTTGGTAGATCTCGCGACCCCCTAGCCCATCCAGTGCTCTACCCCCTATGGTATTCGTGCGAGGCACTACCTCAATAGTTTTCGCGGAGAACCAGCTATTTCCCGGCTTGATTGGCCTTTCACCCCTAAACACAACTCATCCGGTAACTTTTCAACGTTAATCGGTTCGGACCTCCAGTGCGTGTTACCGCACCTTCATCCTGGTCATGCCTAGATCGCCGGGTTTCGGGTCTAATACACCAAACTAAGTCGCCCTATTCAGACTCGCTTTCGCTGCGCCTACACCTAACGGCTTAAGCTTGCTTGGTACATTAAGTCACAGACCCATTATGCAAGAGGTACGCGGTCACCCCATAAAGAGGCTCCCACTGCTTGTAGGCAATCCGTTTCAGGTACTGTTTCACTCCCCTCATCGGGGTGCTTTTCACCTTTCCCTCACGGTACTAGTTCGCTATCGGTCATGTACGAGTATTTAGGCTTAGAGGGTGGTCCCCCTATGTTCAGACAGGATTACACGTGTCCCGCCCTACTCAAGTCCTCGATCATCACTTTCGCGTACGGGGCTGTCACCCGCTATGGCGCTACTTTCCAGAAGCTTCTGCTAGTTGAAATCAAGGCACTGGCCTGGTCCGCGTTCGCTCGCCACTACTAACGGAATCTCGGTTGATGTCTTTTCCTCCAGGTACTGAGATGTTTCAGTTCCCCGGGTTCGCTTCACCAAAGCTATTTTATTCACTTCGGTGATACCTTCCTCAATTAACTCGGACGACCTGTTGCCAGGCCGGCTGAATTAATTGGTGAAGGTGGGTTTCCCCATTCGGAAATCGTCGGGTCAAAGTTTGCTCACAACTCACCGACGCTTATCGCAGCGTGCCACGTCCTTCATCGCCTGTACATGCCAAGGCATCCACGAATTGCCCTTACCTCACGCTTGAGAGTCCACACCACCAACGACAGCGCTGGATCAGTCCGAAGACTGACACGAAACTCGGCAGAGCAGCGCGCGTGGCTTGTTTGGTGTGGATGATTTAAATCTCAGCTGTATTTGGATCGCAATCGGAGCAGTCAAACTCGATCACGATCCGATGACCGGCATCAGTCACAGCGTTACCGCTGAAACCGAAGCCGTCACGGCATCGATTTGAAAAACCCATTCACAATGTCAAATAGCTCGCGGTCATGAGACCGCATATACCGTCGTTTGCACGACGGATCTCGTTTCTTCATCCCTGGATATTGGTCAGTGCACGCGGCGCGGCACAAGCTAGCTTCGCTATCTCGTTTCGCTGCCTACGGTTGGTGGAGCCTATCGGGATCGAACCGATGACCTGATGCTTGCAAAGCAACCGCTCTCCCAGCTGAGCTAAGGCCCCCTGCCATACCGAAAGTCACAGAAAGTCGCGCCTAGGCGCAACCAACAACGACCAATTTTGCGAATGGTGGGCCGAGTAGGAGTTGAACCTACGACCTCACGCTTATCAGGCGTGCGCTCTAACCACCTGAGCTACCGGCCCCCATACCATACCCGGCTGACCCAAAGGGCCGCAGGCGGCAAGAGCCAGCTCAGGCTCCCAACTCTTGCGAGTTGGTATCCAGTGATGAAGGGACATGAGGACGGCGGCTATGTTCTTTGGAATGGAGGAAGCTCTTCCCTGAGCGCGGTGTCCGAAAACACGAGGCTCAAGGCGCTTTCCGCCGATATCCTTAGAAAGGAGGTGATCCAGCCGCAGGTTCCCCTACGGCTACCTTGTTACGACTTCACCCCAGTCGCTAAACCCACCGTGGTCGCCTGCCTCTCTTGCGAGTTAGCGCAACGCCTTCGGGTGAATCCAACTCCCATGGTGTGACGGGCGGTGTGTACAAGGCCTGGGAACGTATTCACCGCGGCATGCTGATCCGCGATTACTAGCGATTCCGCCTTCATGCACTCGAGTTGCAGAGTGCAATCCGAACTGAGACGACTTTTGGAGATTAGCTCACCCTCGCGGGATTGCTGCCCACTGTAGTCGCCATTGTAGCACGTGTGTAGCCCAGCGCGTAAGGGCCATGAGGACTTGACGTCATCCCCACCTTCCTCCGGCTTATCACCGGCGGTTCCTTTAGAGTACCCAACTAAATGATGGTAACTAAAGGCGAGGGTTGCGCTCGTTGCGGGACTTAACCCAACATCTCACGACACGAGCTGACGACAGCCATGCAGCACCTGTGTCCCAGTCCCCGAAGGGAAGAAATCCATCTCTGGAAGTCGTCCGGGCATGTCAAACGCTGGTAAGGTTCTGCGCGTTGCTTCGAATTAAACCACATGCTCCACCGCTTGTGCAGGCCCCCGTCAATTCATTTGAGTTTTAACCTTGCGGCCGTACTCCCCAGGCGGATAACTTAATGCGTTAGCTGCGCCACCTAAACACCAAGTGTCCAGACAGCTAGTTATCATCGTTTACGGCGTGGACTACCAGGGTATCTAATCCTGTTTGCTCCCCACGCTTTCGTACCTCAGCGTCAATACCAGTCCAGTGAGCCGCCTTCGCCACTGGTGTTCTTCCGAATATCTACGAATTTCACCTCTACACTCGGAATTCCACTCACCTCTCCTGGATTCAAGCGATGCAGTTTTAAAGGCAGTTCTGGAGTTGAGCTCCAGGCTTTCACCTCTAACTTACAAAGCCGCCTACGTACGCTTTACGCCCAGTAATTCCGAATAACGCTAGCTCCCTCCGTATTACCGCGGCTGCTGGCACGGAGTTAGCCGGAGCTTATTCTCCCGGTACTGTCATTATCATCCCGGGTAAAAGAGCTTTACAACCCTAAGGCCTTCATCACTCACGCGGCATTGCTGGATCAGGCTTTCGCCCATTGTCCAATATTCCCCACTGCTGCCTCCCGTAGGAGTCTGGGCCGTGTCTCAGTCCCAGTGTGGCTGATCATCCTCTCAGACCAGCTAAGGATCGTCGCCTTGGTGAGCTTTTACCTCACCAACTAGCTAATCCTACGCGGGCTCATCCCTGGGCGATAAATCTTTGGACTTACGTCATTATCCGGTATTAGCAGTCATTTCTAACTGTTATTCCGAACCCAAGGGCAGATTCCCACGCGTTACGCACCCGTGCGCCACTAAGGCCGAAGCCTTCGTTCGACTTGCATGTGTTAGGCATGCCGCCAGCGTTCATTCTGAGCCATGATCAAACTCTCAAGTTTATGTACGATACGACCGAGGTGGAATGCCCTGGCCGAACCGCTCATTTCAAGGAGCCGCTCTGCACAAATCTTATATACGTATGGAAACGTGTAAGGACTATGTAGAGCGACTTAGCTTTACCGAGATACCAACGCCTTGAAGCCGTTGGTCCCGGGGCCGCCGCCCACATGTCCCTTCATCTAAAATCACAATGTCAAAGAGCGCAAAACACCGACGCCTTACCTAACCCCTTTTTAGTGGGGCGGTCTGGCGCCTGGTTTTTGGTGACCAACTCGGCGGCCCCGTTGAAGAGCACCGCGTCGGTGGAGTGGCTTCTATGCGCGGCTTCCGATTCGGTCAACAGCGATTTGAAACTTTCTGTCTTTTTTTCGAAATATGCCCTGAAACCCGCAGAAAACCGTGCTTTTTTGGAGGGGACCGAATGGGCCGAATGGCATGAAACTGACGCAAATCGTTGATGTGGGTTCGAATCAGGGGACGAATCAGCCCGGATTCGCGCTTCCGAGCGGCTGATTCAGCGATCGTGGGAGCCTTTTGGGCCGATGCGCGTGCGGCCTCGGCAGAATCGCGATTCGAGCGGCGGGCCTTTGCGCCGCCCTTGCCAGACGAGCTGGTCGCCGCGGTTCGCCCCCGGCAACGGCCCCTGTCGCTGCGGGATCAAACCGCCTGGATATACATGCGCATCGCTTCCGCCTCGGATTCGATGCGCTCGATGCGATACTTCACCAGATCGCCGATCGAGACGAAGCCGATGCAGGCGCCACCCTCGATTACCGGCAAGTGGCGGATCCGCCGCTGCGTCATCAAGGCGAGCGCGCCGAGCACCGACTCTTGGCGGGTGACGCTGATCGCCGGCGCGGTCATCACGTCATGCACCTTGCGCTCGAGCGCGTCGGCGCCCTTGCTGTCGA encodes:
- a CDS encoding thermonuclease family protein — encoded protein: MPLLVLACTLIAVDGDTLRCGRELIRLIGIDAPELPGHCQTGRDCAPGDPIASKLALDALSRGAVVIERDGRDVYGRTLARVRVNGVDLSCAQLAGGHAIYRPDWDQFGLVGKDCGVAKPNDAVLASPRPTSGRKARPASKAAVTGWSYRNCAEARRAGAAPLRRGTPGYGVHMDGDGDGIACEPFRR
- a CDS encoding SRPBCC domain-containing protein, yielding MPAQKITVAAEVPLSPEEAWRVHTDPSEITRWNFANDQWHCPSATTDLQVGGLHKARMEAKDGSFGFDFEGTYTEVDAPRALTVLLGDGRHSRTTFQPSATGTLVETTFDAETDNSVEMQQQGWQAILSNYGKRAEEVAGS
- a CDS encoding DUF6766 family protein, with translation MFLRQRGSPESKPVAAPHVQTGA
- a CDS encoding CBS domain-containing protein → MTIAAILGGKGHDVVSITGDRTVAEAVALLAARRIGAVPVIEDGVVAGIFSERDVIHCLDSKGADALERKVHDVMTAPAISVTRQESVLGALALMTQRRIRHLPVIEGGACIGFVSIGDLVKYRIERIESEAEAMRMYIQAV